One genomic segment of Natranaeroarchaeum aerophilus includes these proteins:
- a CDS encoding DUF7520 family protein produces the protein MTDNETTFEGADASADLTGQQAVLILYAILVGIAAFMGVVLSVILADDLDTVALYGFIEMPPTALGLGLYGAVTVGTLLGIPLLAIRYYGLGKDD, from the coding sequence GTGACGGACAACGAAACGACGTTCGAGGGTGCTGACGCCTCCGCGGATCTCACCGGCCAGCAGGCGGTGTTGATACTGTATGCCATTCTCGTCGGGATCGCCGCGTTCATGGGTGTCGTGCTCTCGGTCATCCTCGCCGATGATCTGGATACGGTTGCGCTGTATGGATTCATCGAGATGCCGCCGACCGCCCTCGGACTGGGGCTCTACGGGGCAGTCACGGTCGGTACGCTACTCGGCATCCCGCTGCTGGCAATCCGGTATTACGGTCTCGGAAAAGACGACTAG